The genomic stretch tgtcgagctggtcgaaggaggcgacggttcctgacttcaggccgctgtaccatgcgCGGGCTGGTCCTCGCAAGGTCGTCGGGAACGCCCGGCACATCAGGGCGTCTGAAGTCCCGAACAGCGCCATCTGGGCccgaaaagcggccacgtggtccgcgGGGTCGGTTGCGCCATCATACGCGTCCAGGGAAGGGAGGCGGAAGTGTGGCGGGATCGCCTGATcctgtatctcgggggtgaacggagatCCTTGGTGTCCGTCCGTCCCGAGTTCTTCTTTCGACTTACGAACCTCCTGCTGTACCTCGTCcagcctttgactgacgaggcgcagctGGGCCCGTAGGGCGTTCGTCGAATCAGCAGTCGGGGCCTCCGGCTCGGGGCGGCTCGCCGTGTCCTCGGCTTCCCTGCCTCCCGGTCGAGTCGTGGGGTTTCGAGGCGAGCCCGGATGCTCTGGGAGCGGTGCGTGGGTCCGGGCGAGGGTTTCCTGTTGCTGCGAGGGCCTCGTCGTATACGGAGGGGTTTGTTGGGAGACAATGGTCTGCACCATGCTTGTTAGAGTTCGAacctggtgggcgaggtcatgaaaggcctcggGCGACACTTGCGAGGAGTCGGCGGGCGCGCCGCCAGGGGGAgataagcccgggtcgttgaatagccGCCAATAGCGTTTCGACACCGCTGCGGGACGTTCATCGCGGGTTTCATCACGCCGTTCCCCTAAGGCGGGGAGCTCCGCATTTGAGGATCCGCCGGGGTAAATTTGATGATCGCTTGACATTTGGATCggtcctccttctagcgccaatctgttatggtaaataactttcgGGCCGCGACTTTGGGGCTGACGCGGCTGGTTCTGGGCTCCAAATGCCTGGAATTAGAGGTGTCCCCCTTTATCGGGCTTGAGGTGGCGGATGCGGAGGATCTTGCTCGAGGAGTCCGCCTGGGCGAGCCGGGTTGACGGAGGctgggtacctgcacacaggtcgggtcggtggctcggcccgacccctccgacgatcaagtcagcggAAGGGAATGTTCTcttggttgagagagagagagagtcatttcCCCCCCCCCCCTGCCCTGTGTGGACCcggggggggtatttataaggggggttgatgttacctgatgggccatcctgccAGAACAGGACCGTACCTCTGACGACGTCTGTTGCCgctgtgggcgttgcgtggagagccgAGCTGCCACAGGGTATGGGGGTGTCAGCTGGCGCCTCTGCCTGCCTCGGCCAGCTGCGAAGGGTCAGCCGAGGGGGTTGTTCGGGTACGGTGGGTATGGGCGTGCGTCGCGTCGTCGTTAATGTTATTTCCGTGGCAGAGCGCCGTACCGGGCGTCCGACGTgggggggggtgtattacgtcaaatttgAGGTGTTACGTCAAAGTCAATTCTTTACCCTTATCACCTAGCGTATCATGTATTGATATACTTGGTACAACTCGATACCTACCTTATTGATAATTGATCGGTATACTGATACAAACTGGTAATATAAACTATGATGACACTGTATCATGGTTCATCGATGAATCTTGTAGAGCGATTATTTAGAGTTCAACAATGATTTGTTATCATTTTGTGTTGTAGATCCGTTGACAATCAACTTTGTGTCACATATCCATAGCCAATCAACTTTGTGTTGTAGATCCGTAGACAATTAACTTTGCCCAGGTAGCCAAACAACTCTTCAGCTATGCCAGTTCAATAAGATGGATCATCTCAGCAATGACCACCTGTTATCACCATTGCTATCGTACCCGTTTTATTTGTTGGAGGAGTCTTATTAATTATTTTCAAGATTCTCGAATTCCCTTTGTTGAGACATATCATAGGACGGAACGAGATTAAGTTTGATGATCTGTGTAAACGTTATTTTTTTTCTTCGAAATAATAAATAGGCTACTACATGTTTTGAGAAAACTTCGTCTTCTCCTTtcttcttgatatattattactAGTCATGTTTATTTTTTCCTTGGTGAGAACAAACCCTTCTCCTTCATTGGCATTGGCACAGTAGAttacttttaattatttatttttaattactttTAAATATAAATCACTGATTCAAAATACTTAGATCTAACTAAAAATAGTACATATATCAATCTCTTACCGTTTAATATAAGTTTTAGTTTAGTAGTCTCACGAAGATTTCTTTGATACTAtacataaatagaaaaataaattattatcacATCAAATCGGGTAGTAATAATTTTATCCattaaatttttttgaatatttaagagaACCTTTAAAGGTCCATACGTTAATAGATGTGTTCAGCATGTAATATATGCAAAAGCATATGTTTCCAAATTGTTTAGCGTCAAAAGGTCGATTAGTGAAAGCCTAATAATTTCTAATACGAAGTTACTAGAAGAATCGTGAAGCAACGGGATTTCCAAGTACTAAACCTCCAAAAACCGGAATGTACACGTAACAATTATTGTCATGATCGCGACTCATGATGGTGATCATTTGTCCATCTTTCTTGATCATACGTATATCCACTCGTCTCCGAGTCAGATCTTACattaaatatcatatttactTTGCTGATTGCATTATTGGTTGGACACCAGTAAGATTTcaatcttgatttctttgatgccGAGATGGATTGTAGAATCTTACAAAGCTGAAGGAAGAAAGATTTTATAGGTGAAGTGATGAATAATCGAACTCCAGATCGAGTAGAGTGTCGAAGattacatgccaaaatatgattttattagttcGATTTAGGAATCCAGCAACATCCCCACATTGCCTTGTTCAAGAAGCTTACCTTCCGTTCAACTAAACTTTGAATGAGCGCGACTGGTTGCCTTAATGGAAGACCAAAATATTGCAGAGGGGTCTCTCACGACGCCCTCGAGAGCTTCCGGTGGCGATTCCGTCCAAAGAAAGCCCAACGGAGCGGTGGTTTGTCCATCAGGCGAGAGAGCAAGCAGAGAGAGGAAACGGAGTTGAGATTCACGTGCTGGCCAACTACTATGGCTCCACCCGCTGGTGATGGATACCATGCCGATGTCACCTGTGAGCTTCCAGGTGTAGTCTGTGAGAGACAGATTCAGGTCGGCCGGTCGCTCGACTCACATGAAAAAGATTTCGGAGGGCAACTTTGGGACAATGAATTCAGAGTGGCTGCCAATTCCTGCTCTGCTTTGCCCTGCGCTGCTCTGTGCTGTTGTGGACAGAGGTTTTAGTCTTTGGTACATACTATATACGGGTGGGAGAGGGTAAAAAGCAGCGCTGCACCGCACGCCGCAGGACACAATCATACATACACACAGAGGGAAGAATGGGGATATAATTATCGTTgtgatgatcatgcttgtaatactCTTCTTGTGGAAAAGCTAAGTTGTTGTCGATGCAATCAATCTGCTTGCTCGCTtggagaggaggacgaggaggagcagAGGGAAGGCCAAAGTGACCGGGAGAAGGTGGAGGAGAGGGCGATGCCGGCCATGTTGAGGCCTTTGGTCCCGCAGTCGGGCACGGGGACGCACGCCCACTTCCTTTGAGCTCGGTGGTAGGAGAGCCATGCCAGGCCCCACGACCCCCTGCAGTTGGACATGAGCACGATCCCCACCACCCCTTCTCGCTCCACCACGCACCCCATCATCACCCCGTACGGCCGCCTCCTCAACGCCtcctccaccaccgccgccggTGCCGTCGACGTCAGCTCCCACTCACTCCCGATCTCGCTCAGCCCCAGCAGCTGCACGCTCGTCACCACCCGCGCCCGTGTGGtggcgctgctgccgccgccgcccgcCACATCCGCCGCTGCCGACCGCACCACCGCCACGTTCCCGTCGCCGTACACGTGGAACCGGTCGCTCGTCGTCATCCCCACCGGCGGCCCCCCCTGGAAACCTTCCGGAAACCTCGGCCTGTGAGCGACCGGCGGCGGCCGCTCATCTCTTCCCCCTCCCTTGCCTGCGCACGACAGCACCACGCTCTCGCCCCCGATGTGAACCAGGTTCAGGCATACGTCCCTGCCGCCGACGCTCCCGCCTCCCGTGGCGCCCTCGCTCGCCTGGATCGCGCGCCAGGCGTCCACGTCGGAGCTGTACTCGAAAAGCACGGGGCGGTTGCCGACCATCTCGGCGAAGAGGAAGCGGAAGCGATCGGCGCCGTAGGGGTCGGCCACCAGCTTCAATCCGGCCCGCCTCCACGAGGAAGTGCCGCGCGGCCCGAGCGGGCTGGGCGGAATCCGCCGCACCGCGCGGGTGGCCAGGTTGACCACGAGGAGCTCGCGGCGGCCGTTTGAAGCGAAGAGGAAGAGCCCGCCGGAAGCCGCCAGGAAGTAGAGGTCCTCACCGGGGGGCACAGCCGGCGCGAGGATCCCGGCCACCGGTATATGGAACCACCGGCCGGATCGGTCGTTGAAGCCACGGAGTACGGAGTCGCGGGGGGGCCGCTTCTTGTAGACGAAGAGCCATCCGCCGCCGCGGCCGGAGCGCAGGTTGTACAGGCGGCGGAAGTCACCGCCGGAGACGAGGGAACCGAGGTCCCTGGAGACGGACCGGAGGCGGAAGAGGTCCGGCAGGGCCAGGCGGAAGAAGATCTCCTGGAGGAGCTCCGCCGGGAGGAGGCAGAGGCCAACGGCCGTGGTTGTCATCGCGGGGCCGCGATCGCCGTCGCTCATCTGCCGATTGCAGCGCCGTTGGTTAATTCGAATTGGCGGTGGTGTTGTTGGATTAGCTTCTCAGTAGGAATGGGGATGTTTGGACATCGAGGAATGGGTTTTAGGTGGTGGTGTATTTATATTACGAACAAACAACAAACAACGATAACAACGAGAACAAtaacgccttcttcttcttcttcttcgcatgAATGGAAACGAGAGAACACAACAGGGATTAGTTAATTGTGCTCACACCATCAACAATCGaaccaaagaaaaaaagaagaagaaaagtttaTGCGCTTACGATTCACATAAAAATATAGTTGTGCTAACAGAGCATTCCACGTCAAAATTCGTGCGGATGATGTCACGGCATAACTTATGCCTTGGGAACATCGTAGAGACGAAGCAGTTTGTGATGGAAGCAAGAGACTTAATAGAGTCTTATAGGTccagaggaaggaaggaaggaaggaatctTCCCCCACAATGATGCGGTTGACCTTCTTTTTCTCCAACTATGGTGTTCGTTCGTGTGCGAGTGCATGCAGCATCAGCTATATAACCTGTGGTTCTAATGCGTTCCATGGCTACAAAACACCGAGTCCGTACAATATCCAAGGGGGGATAATGGCAGCAGGGGGTGAAAGCCTACGGTGTTCTCCACAGGGAACATTAATTAGAATACGCCCCTTGAGCTGCTTTCACTGGTCACCGTGGGCCGCGGTCTGTCTCGATTAAAATCAACGTATATTCTAGTCTACGGAAGGTTTGTCCTCACTCATCGTTGGGATGATCGGATTTTAATGGATTGGAAGCGCTGACAAAGGATGCAACAAGGGACAAATACTAGTGGGTATTTCCATGATCCAGTGCTCTAAATTAAAAGGATAAGTTTAGTAGAGATGATGACAACGCAAGCACGCGCAGTATTTGGAAACCGAAGAGGAGAAACCATAATTGTCCGGTTAACTTGTGATCGTCGTATTTTATAGACGGAACGGGAAGAAACACTTGTTATGTCCAAATGGAACGAACGCTGGCATCAGCTTAGGGGTGATGAGAATGGTTGGCTGCTTGCGGCACGTCCATTACGAAAACCTCTCGTTGGCTGATGGTTCGAGAAGGATTGGATGcggtgcaatatatatatatatacatatatatatatacatatatatatatatacatacatacgtatttatatatatacatacatatgtatatatatatatatacatatatatatatatatatatatatatataactattatGTAGAATTCCGACAAGAGTTCAAATAATGTTTAATGAAATATTTTACCCTACAAggtatatttcatgaaatattttactCATATGTGATCACATATAAAAATACATTCTTAATACAATGAGAAGAGAATTTACCTTTTTTACCACTCGCATTCGCACTTAAAGATTCGGAGTTACTAACTTGAGTATTAGGAGAGATCGGATCAGTAAACCTCTCCTGATATTTTGGGAGTTTGACATTTTCACCTCGAAGGTACCTTGGATAATCTTACGTATACGAGTCTAGACCACGTCAAGCaaatcaagatatatatatatatatatatatatatatatatatatatatatatatatatatatatatatatatatatatatatatatgttttaactATAAAGTTATGACTAAACCAATAATACGTCACGCCACTCTTTCAACTACTAAGATTATTCTTTTATTCTTTCATGTTACACATGCTTGATGGATGCATATAAGAATTGATTATGTTTCACTTATTttaaaggatttaaatttttatctaaattttTTACATATTTTTTTCTAACTACTCATTATCTATTTGTTACTATATATTTCGTCTTCATCTAGTGAAACTTAGTTTGACCTTAGGTAAGAAGCCTATATGATTCAATCCTTtttctttattattgttatttatttagATTAAATTTTACCCACCTAGCTTTGatattatgttataatttttttttcaagtttTTAGGTTTTTAGTAGGAGTGGTCAAAGTCTATACATAAGATTTGACAATAGtacatttcaaaaaaaaataaagcacttaaataattttttttattaggtcGATGCGACTTAT from Musa acuminata AAA Group cultivar baxijiao chromosome BXJ1-3, Cavendish_Baxijiao_AAA, whole genome shotgun sequence encodes the following:
- the LOC135628152 gene encoding uncharacterized protein LOC135628152, whose amino-acid sequence is MSDGDRGPAMTTTAVGLCLLPAELLQEIFFRLALPDLFRLRSVSRDLGSLVSGGDFRRLYNLRSGRGGGWLFVYKKRPPRDSVLRGFNDRSGRWFHIPVAGILAPAVPPGEDLYFLAASGGLFLFASNGRRELLVVNLATRAVRRIPPSPLGPRGTSSWRRAGLKLVADPYGADRFRFLFAEMVGNRPVLFEYSSDVDAWRAIQASEGATGGGSVGGRDVCLNLVHIGGESVVLSCAGKGGGRDERPPPVAHRPRFPEGFQGGPPVGMTTSDRFHVYGDGNVAVVRSAAADVAGGGGSSATTRARVVTSVQLLGLSEIGSEWELTSTAPAAVVEEALRRRPYGVMMGCVVEREGVVGIVLMSNCRGSWGLAWLSYHRAQRKWACVPVPDCGTKGLNMAGIALSSTFSRSLWPSLCSSSSSSPSEQAD